From Fusarium musae strain F31 chromosome 8, whole genome shotgun sequence:
gcaAAGCTGGAGTCTGGATCAGGATAGATGTAGATGCAATGTTGCCTTGATGGAAGGTTTAGGAAGGGGACCATCATCTCCCCGGCCATCCCAATAAAACTACAAAGGAAAACAACCCTGGTAGATATTTGCTGCACAATATAAATCCATTGATGATGGATTTCATATTGCAAGTCAAGCCTCATATTATTGCTTACCCTAAACCGACCTAGAAGCTCTTAAATTGGCGTTGACAGGAACAGGTGGGAATAGGCAGcgatcaccaccaaaagcaTAAACTTGGCCACATACGATCTATCCAATAAATGGATTCAAAGTCCGTGGTACCTGGATCAGATGCCCTATCAAGTCTGCCTTCTCATAGGGTAGCTAGGGCAAGGTAGTACCCTGAGAGAAGAACTGGACGGATATACGGACATCTAAACGCAGCACTTGTATGTAAAATGAAGTCCCATAAATCAGTAATCAGCTTTGGGCCCATTAATACCAAGACTTCTAATTCTTGGGGATGACTCCGACCTTCAAACAAGCGATGTTCTTCTGCCGGATCCAGTATATTCTCGTTACTGAGACATGGTGAGATCAATGCAACATCTGCATTCCAAAGGATTTCTGTTTTTCATCTCAGGTAATCGACCACTAGACGTGTAATAAGCTGCTCACGAATATACTGCACTTCACTCTTGGAACCAAGAGGACCAAGACTTGGGTGCAAACATGGCATTCTTGGATTCGGTTATATCGGACCCAGTCGACGCACGTTGCTCTATTAGCGGACAATAAAGCTCCGGCATCCCCCCTGGTACTGCAGGAATTAGTGGGAAAGTACCACGCCTGATATCAAAAGCAACCAATCGCCATCGCGCTTTGTGTAATGACAGGCTGCCGAATGCTCCGGAATGACGCCCTCAATCGATGGAGCCCCCTGGAACCTCAAGTTTTTGGAGGGCCCGAGGGCGGAAGTGGGAGAGGTTGGCGGCCTTTTTACTTGAACCGACACCAGAAAACAACTTTTGAGTTTGCCCAATttcctcatctccttcttcctcgtcatctttgATCTCCCTAGAGGAGTTTTATTCTGCCTCGTTGCACAAACGGAGTCATTTGTTTGCTCTGCTCTCGGCATCTCGCTATCTACTCGCTTATCGAGCCACGATCCTCCAGCGATTGCTGCTTACAATTGAATAATCTGGACGCCGCTAGACATCGACGATCCCCCACCGACGGTTGTTGCGACGGGAAGAACGGAACCGAAACTGCGATTGCTCACAATTTTGCACGGAGACGTTGGATTGCGACATTGACGGAAATTAGAGGACGATACGACCATGGTTGGCGATTATAAGTCGAAGGCCATTGCGGCGCCTTCGCTGTCCAAGGTTGCGACAATTGCGCTTCTTGTGACAGCTGTACAAGCCCACGACCACGATGCAAGCCATATTCCCGAAGGCGAAACAGTCTCTTTGGAGCCCTTGGTGCGTTCTACAGGCCTGAAAACTTGAGTTAGCGGCTGACGAGCAGCAGGATACGGTATTATGGATTCACATCTTCATACAGATGTTAGCGTACGGCGTTATCTTCCCTGTCGGTATGGTTTTGGGTGTAAGTAAACAAACCTACTCGGCCTTGGCATAGTACTGATGTCCACTAGATGACCAAGAATCGATGGCACGTTCCAACCCAAGCCGTTGGCACCATTCTCGCTAttcttggcttcttcctTGGTCATGCGCATAAAGGCCGCGAATTCATTCCGAATCATGTTCATGGCAAATTTGCGCacattcttcagcttctcctcgccgCGCAGGTTGTCCTCGGACTATACCTCAAAGGACATTGGGAGAAAGGCATCAATGGCAGAATTCGAAAGCTGATCCGTCCGTGCCATTCTTTTATTGGCAAGCTCATGCCAGTCCTGTCATGGACGCAGATGATCTTTGGTGGAATCACAGCTCTTGGCTTTTGCCAGGGAGATCATACAGGACAATGCGCCGCTCACTTCATTATGGGGGGTGCTTTCATCGCTTACGGAATTCTTCTCACTATCATCCTTGTTGTTGGCCAGCTCTGGATCCGACGACATGGTCGCTCGCAGGAGTTCTACGATAGCGTTGCGATCGCTGCATGGGGCTGCGTCAACACATTTACCGAGCATCGCTGGGGAACCGACTGGGTTAAGAACGATTGGCAACATACGACAATGGGGATCATCTGGTGGTGTGCTGGTTTGGCTGGTATCTGGCTAAGCAAAGACCGCGACGGAAACCCCAAGCGCAACTTCATCCCCGGCTTCGTCATTTTCATTACAGGCTGGGCCATGTCTGCTCATCCCCAAGAGTTGATGGTCAGTGCAGCTACGCACACGATGTTTGGATACACTCTCATGGTCGTTGGCATTACTCGTATCATTGAGATTGCTTTTGTG
This genomic window contains:
- a CDS encoding hypothetical protein (EggNog:ENOG41), with the protein product MVGDYKSKAIAAPSLSKVATIALLVTAVQAHDHDASHIPEGETVSLEPLMLAYGVIFPVGMVLGMTKNRWHVPTQAVGTILAILGFFLGHAHKGREFIPNHVHGKFAHILQLLLAAQVVLGLYLKGHWEKGINGRIRKLIRPCHSFIGKLMPVLSWTQMIFGGITALGFCQGDHTGQCAAHFIMGGAFIAYGILLTIILVVGQLWIRRHGRSQEFYDSVAIAAWGCVNTFTEHRWGTDWVKNDWQHTTMGIIWWCAGLAGIWLSKDRDGNPKRNFIPGFVIFITGWAMSAHPQELMVSAATHTMFGYTLMVVGITRIIEIAFVLRDAHSISEDGRTANSFQFVPVFFMYAAGFLFMGATEEQMNLVAGSAMDHVSYILITYSLASIMFLFVNMLIGLWDRLAHPVLDTKELGNNHYANGLAVEDGQLRDAQEFELDGLMSDDDDDPSRRMLGANSEDSAATVGRNQQTRA